Proteins encoded together in one Pseudoalteromonas xiamenensis window:
- the asnB gene encoding asparagine synthase B, whose amino-acid sequence MCSIFGVLELRSDPAELRSQAIEMSKRLRHRGPDWSGVYASDKAILVHERLAIVGVSSGAQPLYNPERTHVLAVNGEIYNHKQLAKSLSVDFEFQTESDCEVILALYKEKGPEFLDDLNGIFAFCLYDEEQDAYLIGRDHIGIVPLYTGRDQHGNFYVASEMKALTPICTQIEEFPPGHYLYSKEGTPRRYYQREWQKYDAVADNDASPEKVREGLEAAVKRQLMCDVPYGVLLSGGLDSSVISAITQKFAAKRVEDDDASDAWWPKLHSFSIGLEGSPDLAAAQKVADEIGTVHHPIHFTVQQGIDSLKEVIYHLETYDVTTIRASTPMYLMARYIKAMGIKMVLSGEGADELFGGYLYFHKAPNAKEFHEELNRKISKLHMFDCLRANKSMAAWGVEARVPFLDKEFVDIAMRVNPEQKMCKDGKIEKHIVRSAFDGYLPDEVLWRQKEQFSDGVGYSWIDSLKEFVETQVSDQDLANAAFRFPINTPDSKEAYYYRTIFESHFPGETAAKCVPHGKSVACSTPEALAWDASFANNADPSGRAAGVHNAAYQQK is encoded by the coding sequence ATGTGTTCGATTTTTGGTGTACTTGAGCTTCGCAGTGATCCTGCAGAGCTTCGAAGTCAAGCAATTGAAATGTCTAAACGACTACGTCACCGTGGTCCCGATTGGTCGGGTGTCTACGCATCAGATAAAGCGATTTTGGTTCATGAACGTCTCGCAATCGTTGGTGTGTCGAGTGGTGCTCAACCACTTTACAACCCTGAACGTACTCATGTACTCGCCGTTAACGGTGAAATTTATAACCATAAGCAACTCGCTAAGTCTCTCAGCGTCGATTTTGAATTCCAAACGGAATCGGATTGTGAAGTTATTCTCGCGCTATATAAAGAGAAAGGCCCCGAATTTTTAGATGATCTAAATGGTATTTTCGCGTTTTGTTTGTATGACGAAGAACAAGATGCTTACTTAATTGGCCGTGATCATATTGGTATTGTTCCGTTGTACACGGGACGAGATCAGCATGGTAACTTTTACGTCGCCTCAGAAATGAAGGCGCTTACACCAATTTGTACTCAAATAGAAGAATTTCCTCCTGGCCACTATTTATATTCAAAAGAAGGCACGCCAAGACGATACTATCAGCGTGAATGGCAAAAGTATGACGCCGTTGCAGACAACGATGCATCACCAGAGAAAGTCAGAGAAGGCTTAGAAGCTGCGGTTAAACGCCAATTGATGTGTGATGTGCCATACGGCGTATTACTTTCAGGTGGCCTAGATTCTTCTGTAATTTCTGCCATTACACAAAAATTCGCGGCTAAACGCGTTGAAGATGACGACGCTTCTGATGCTTGGTGGCCTAAACTCCATTCATTCTCTATAGGCCTGGAAGGTTCTCCTGATTTAGCTGCCGCGCAAAAGGTGGCAGATGAAATAGGCACGGTTCACCACCCTATTCATTTCACTGTCCAACAAGGGATTGATTCACTCAAAGAAGTTATCTATCACCTTGAGACGTACGATGTGACCACAATCCGAGCATCAACCCCAATGTATCTGATGGCACGTTACATTAAAGCCATGGGGATAAAAATGGTACTCTCCGGTGAAGGTGCTGATGAGTTATTTGGTGGTTACTTGTACTTCCATAAAGCGCCAAACGCAAAAGAGTTCCATGAGGAGTTGAACCGTAAAATCAGCAAACTACATATGTTTGACTGTTTACGTGCTAATAAGTCAATGGCTGCATGGGGTGTCGAAGCACGCGTTCCGTTCTTGGACAAAGAGTTCGTCGATATCGCGATGCGTGTCAACCCTGAACAAAAAATGTGTAAAGACGGTAAGATTGAAAAGCACATTGTTCGCAGTGCATTCGACGGATATTTACCTGATGAAGTCTTATGGCGCCAAAAAGAACAATTTTCTGATGGCGTTGGCTATAGCTGGATAGATTCACTGAAAGAATTTGTCGAGACTCAAGTGTCAGATCAGGATTTAGCAAATGCGGCTTTCCGCTTCCCAATCAACACGCCAGACAGCAAAGAAGCGTACTACTATCGCACCATTTTTGAATCGCATTTTCCTGGGGAAACTGCGGCTAAATGCGTTCCTCATGGTAAATCAGTCGCTTGCTCTACACCAGAAGCTCTTGCATGGGATGCAAGTTTTGCAAACAATGCCGACCCTTCAGGCCGTGCAGCCGGTGTGCATAACGCAGCTTATCAACAAAAGTAA
- the pcp gene encoding pyroglutamyl-peptidase I: MAKQAKPCVLVTGFAPFGGETINPSWEAVNQLEGLAIGRQDSHIIHTKELPCEFNSALDALYQAIDKYHPSVVLCVGQAGGRSSISIERVAINVDDARIPDNAGNQPIDTPIVQDGPAAYFTALPIKRILKTLQENGIPSDISNTAGTYVCNHVMYGLLHYFENQQLSCQGGFIHIPYLPSQAVHHSGAPSMSQEMVKKSLLVILNESLEYKPDLKITAGTTH, translated from the coding sequence ATGGCAAAACAAGCAAAACCGTGCGTTTTAGTAACTGGTTTTGCCCCTTTCGGTGGCGAAACAATTAACCCTTCTTGGGAAGCAGTAAATCAACTCGAAGGTCTAGCGATTGGCAGACAAGATAGTCATATTATTCATACCAAAGAGCTGCCCTGTGAATTCAATAGCGCTTTGGATGCGCTTTATCAAGCAATCGATAAGTATCACCCCAGTGTCGTATTGTGTGTGGGTCAAGCTGGTGGCCGAAGTAGCATTAGTATCGAGCGTGTTGCGATTAACGTTGATGATGCTCGTATTCCTGACAATGCAGGAAATCAGCCAATTGATACGCCGATTGTTCAAGATGGCCCCGCCGCCTATTTCACTGCATTACCGATCAAACGAATACTCAAAACCTTACAAGAAAATGGCATACCAAGCGACATTTCAAACACTGCAGGTACTTACGTTTGCAATCATGTCATGTATGGATTATTGCATTACTTTGAGAACCAGCAGTTGTCTTGCCAAGGCGGTTTCATCCACATTCCTTATTTACCAAGTCAGGCAGTGCACCATTCCGGTGCACCAAGTATGTCGCAAGAAATGGTGAAAAAGTCGCTTCTCGTAATACTCAATGAATCACTAGAGTACAAACCAGACCTAAAAATAACTGCGGGGACGACCCACTAA
- a CDS encoding DUF979 domain-containing protein: MNVLSTTTSLAPPAVFEINHVFLVIGLLVAFLVIKTLKDKGHPKRYSTALFWGLFGNVFLCGDLSITLFGEQITHVWVGFSVIAIAVLAGFGYVSPGTYEHLSEQQKKQSANSIGNKLFIPAVLIPIITVISTVLLSDINIFGLYLFDQQHITLGALTLACLIALLVGWKYTGGSPLVAVSESRRLVDSIGWAAILPQMLAMLGVFIVAQTGDSIKELVTLFVTPENKFMLVVIYCVGMAIFTMIMGNAFAAFPVMTAGIAMPFLIEMHGASPAPLVALGMYSGYCGTLMTPMAANFNIVPAALLDLNDKYQVIKVQIPTALMLLTFNIVLMYWVIF; the protein is encoded by the coding sequence ATGAATGTCCTTTCAACCACAACTTCACTCGCACCACCTGCCGTGTTTGAAATTAATCATGTCTTTCTTGTCATTGGCTTGCTTGTAGCATTTCTAGTCATTAAAACTCTTAAAGACAAAGGGCATCCCAAACGCTACTCCACCGCATTATTTTGGGGACTATTTGGTAATGTTTTTTTGTGTGGTGATCTATCAATAACTCTTTTTGGTGAGCAAATCACTCACGTATGGGTTGGCTTTTCCGTCATAGCAATAGCTGTATTAGCCGGCTTTGGGTATGTATCCCCGGGCACATACGAGCATTTATCCGAGCAACAAAAGAAGCAGAGTGCCAATAGCATAGGTAATAAACTTTTTATTCCAGCGGTACTGATCCCCATCATTACCGTCATTAGCACGGTACTGTTGTCAGATATAAATATCTTTGGTCTATATCTATTTGATCAACAACACATTACGCTTGGAGCGTTAACATTAGCTTGCCTTATTGCGCTACTTGTTGGTTGGAAATACACCGGAGGTTCACCGTTGGTCGCGGTAAGCGAATCGAGGCGTTTAGTAGATTCAATTGGCTGGGCAGCCATTTTACCTCAGATGCTTGCGATGTTGGGGGTGTTTATCGTTGCGCAAACGGGCGATTCAATCAAAGAACTGGTCACACTCTTTGTCACACCTGAAAACAAATTTATGCTTGTGGTTATTTATTGTGTTGGAATGGCTATATTTACCATGATAATGGGCAATGCTTTCGCCGCATTCCCAGTCATGACAGCGGGTATCGCTATGCCGTTCCTGATTGAAATGCACGGTGCTTCCCCTGCTCCTTTAGTCGCACTAGGCATGTATTCAGGCTACTGTGGTACGTTAATGACACCTATGGCTGCCAATTTTAATATTGTGCCCGCAGCGTTACTTGATTTGAACGACAAATATCAGGTCATTAAAGTGCAAATTCCAACTGCTTTAATGCTGCTAACTTTTAATATTGTTTTAATGTATTGGGTAATTTTCTGA
- a CDS encoding DUF969 domain-containing protein — translation MTELNLLPLIGIVVVVAGFAFRFNPLLVVTVAGLITGWAVDLDWLSLISTFGEKFMNARQLASLLLILPIIALLERYGLQQRAKDWIASIKSVTSARILMVYFVVRECSSALGLLSLAGQAQTVRPLLAPMALGAAANTYGPLPKEIQDKISAHAAACDNIAMFFGEDIFIAFGAVLLMDAFLKENGIQGIEPLNIGLWAIPTALAALIFHCFRLARLEASLSQDVLKYIQQQQETSVGEGETQ, via the coding sequence ATGACTGAATTAAATTTGCTCCCTCTCATTGGGATCGTGGTTGTTGTCGCGGGGTTTGCCTTTCGCTTCAATCCTTTACTCGTAGTCACTGTAGCCGGTCTAATTACTGGTTGGGCGGTTGACTTAGATTGGCTATCGCTTATTTCAACGTTCGGCGAAAAATTCATGAATGCTCGCCAACTCGCGAGCTTGCTGCTCATTCTGCCTATCATTGCATTACTCGAACGCTATGGACTACAACAACGGGCAAAAGACTGGATAGCAAGTATCAAAAGTGTAACAAGTGCTCGTATCTTGATGGTTTATTTTGTTGTCCGCGAATGTTCATCCGCGCTTGGCTTACTGAGTTTAGCAGGTCAAGCCCAAACCGTTCGTCCACTGCTTGCTCCGATGGCTTTGGGTGCGGCTGCGAATACCTATGGTCCTCTGCCAAAGGAAATCCAAGATAAGATCAGTGCACATGCAGCAGCCTGCGACAACATCGCAATGTTTTTTGGCGAAGACATATTTATCGCTTTTGGTGCCGTATTGCTTATGGATGCATTCTTAAAAGAAAATGGAATTCAAGGCATTGAACCACTCAATATTGGACTCTGGGCTATTCCGACCGCACTTGCTGCGCTTATATTCCATTGTTTTAGACTTGCTCGTTTAGAAGCCTCTCTCAGTCAAGACGTGCTAAAATATATCCAACAACAGCAAGAAACGTCAGTGGGTGAAGGAGAAACGCAATGA
- a CDS encoding biotin-dependent carboxyltransferase family protein, translating to MIEVVNPGPLSTVQDLGRFGYRQQGIPQSGVLDPLALIIGNRLLGNRDDDAAIEITAGNAVFHFLEDCSFVLMGSSLNATLNDMPVHRGWCMQAKQGNVLRLKGSQYALRSYLCFAGGIDVPQILNSRSTDIQGQFGGLSGVPLQSGTVISLFKPQQIPVPKQGALQPSYLNHIRVLPGPHLACFDEHWKCRFTEKPWLVQLSSNRMGTRLMRDDVEFFNHNIRIPSQAVHPGVIQLPPSGEAMVLLADCQTTGGYPIIGQVIEADLRHFTQLGSSQPVYFEFVDINTAVTAHQTTLFHLNRINIAIENNKKK from the coding sequence ATGATTGAAGTAGTTAATCCCGGCCCACTATCTACAGTTCAAGATTTAGGACGATTTGGTTATCGACAACAAGGTATTCCGCAATCAGGCGTGCTGGATCCACTTGCCCTTATTATAGGGAATCGTTTACTCGGCAATAGGGACGACGACGCTGCTATCGAGATTACGGCAGGCAACGCCGTTTTCCATTTTTTGGAAGACTGTTCATTTGTGCTGATGGGCAGTAGTCTCAATGCAACACTTAACGACATGCCAGTACACCGTGGGTGGTGCATGCAAGCCAAACAAGGCAATGTGTTAAGACTCAAAGGGTCCCAATATGCGCTGAGAAGTTACTTATGCTTCGCTGGTGGCATCGATGTTCCGCAGATTTTAAATTCCCGCTCTACGGATATTCAGGGGCAGTTTGGTGGGTTGTCTGGAGTGCCATTGCAATCAGGCACTGTTATTTCGCTATTTAAACCCCAACAAATACCGGTACCTAAACAAGGCGCGCTTCAACCGTCCTACCTCAATCACATCCGAGTTTTACCTGGTCCTCATCTCGCTTGTTTTGACGAACACTGGAAGTGTCGATTTACTGAAAAACCTTGGTTGGTTCAATTGTCGAGTAACCGTATGGGCACTCGCTTGATGCGGGATGATGTCGAATTTTTTAACCATAATATTCGAATTCCTTCTCAAGCCGTGCATCCTGGTGTGATCCAACTTCCACCGAGTGGCGAAGCGATGGTTTTATTGGCGGATTGTCAAACGACAGGGGGTTATCCCATCATAGGACAAGTGATTGAGGCGGACTTGCGGCATTTTACTCAACTGGGCTCAAGTCAACCTGTTTACTTTGAATTTGTGGACATAAACACAGCAGTAACAGCACACCAAACGACATTATTCCATTTAAATCGAATTAATATTGCAATAGAGAACAATAAGAAAAAATGA
- the pxpB gene encoding 5-oxoprolinase subunit PxpB translates to MLNCYVLSPSILVFDGIADKSSTESVAPLTFLAIQQHCTLYEDFIDIVPTANSITLYLRDPKRREFWRNYILEHYLKFEYQRADATVHCVPTRYGGAYGTDLAALSTLLSQSVDEIIMQHSAFEYMVSFMGFLPGFGYLTGLPPALHVPRKAVPSTKVPSGSVAIAEALSAIYPSASPGGWHVIGQTDLKLFDPNSTHPCLFKPGDIVRFEALND, encoded by the coding sequence ATGCTGAATTGCTACGTTCTTTCACCTTCAATATTGGTCTTTGACGGTATTGCTGATAAGTCGTCCACGGAATCGGTTGCTCCCTTGACCTTCCTTGCAATTCAGCAACATTGTACGTTATATGAAGATTTTATCGATATTGTTCCCACGGCAAACAGCATCACGTTGTATTTGAGGGATCCAAAACGCCGTGAATTCTGGCGAAATTATATTTTGGAACACTACCTAAAATTTGAATACCAACGCGCGGATGCCACAGTCCACTGCGTACCCACGCGCTATGGTGGTGCCTATGGTACCGACCTTGCTGCCTTGTCTACTTTATTGAGTCAGTCGGTCGATGAGATAATTATGCAGCACAGTGCATTCGAATACATGGTGTCATTTATGGGGTTTTTACCCGGATTTGGCTACCTAACAGGCCTGCCTCCTGCTCTTCACGTTCCACGAAAAGCAGTTCCATCAACCAAAGTCCCTAGTGGTTCTGTCGCCATTGCCGAAGCATTAAGTGCCATCTATCCAAGTGCATCGCCGGGTGGTTGGCATGTGATTGGTCAAACCGATTTAAAACTTTTTGACCCCAATTCAACTCACCCATGCTTGTTTAAACCCGGTGATATTGTTCGATTTGAGGCACTCAATGATTGA
- a CDS encoding leucyl aminopeptidase, whose product MSTTRAVAFTAAIIASTSAISADVQFSQKLNAEAGTLVLFKNEHISASYPFLHEMTQQQLEKAMLAAQFNGKYGDFVEVLAPTNSNYDRIVIAGIGHINELNKSTMTKLGGNLHGYLLKKKVKLAEVAFDDIKGAIPNSELAAELAHGIRLRDHTFDEYKTSTVSHDLRYLFDVENTEATEHSYQQLMHIQQGVFLARDLTSEVASEMTPVDFANSAKELESLGVTVTVLTPNEMKALGMNALEGVGRGSVDGSRLVVAHYKGSDTPPIALIGKGITFDSGGYSIKTGASIARMKSDMAGAAAALGTVKTMALSKAKVNVVAVMGMAANMVSQYSIAPGDVLRTAQGITVEVVNTDAEGRLVLSDAMWYARTYFKPDIMIDIATLTGSKVSALGDRYAGIFSADDELVTQLTVAGKTVNEQVWRLPLGYEDQLKSDIADLKNIGSGGPGATTAAAFLQHFAGDTRWVHLDIAGNALASKSQGEVPAGGTGFGVRLLSEWLLSN is encoded by the coding sequence ATGTCTACGACCCGTGCTGTCGCATTTACTGCCGCAATAATAGCGAGCACCTCTGCAATTTCTGCGGACGTGCAGTTTTCACAAAAGCTAAACGCTGAAGCTGGTACATTAGTACTTTTTAAGAATGAACACATTAGCGCAAGTTACCCTTTCTTGCATGAAATGACGCAGCAACAGCTCGAAAAGGCAATGCTAGCTGCTCAGTTCAATGGTAAATACGGTGATTTTGTTGAAGTGCTCGCGCCAACAAACAGTAACTATGACCGCATTGTCATTGCTGGCATTGGCCATATAAATGAGCTCAATAAAAGTACGATGACGAAACTCGGCGGCAATCTCCACGGGTATTTACTCAAAAAGAAGGTAAAACTGGCCGAAGTCGCATTTGATGATATAAAAGGCGCTATCCCAAATAGTGAGCTCGCTGCAGAATTAGCGCACGGCATTCGCCTACGCGATCACACCTTTGACGAGTATAAGACTTCAACCGTCTCTCACGATTTGCGCTATCTTTTCGATGTTGAAAACACCGAAGCCACAGAACATTCGTACCAACAACTAATGCACATTCAACAAGGCGTATTTTTAGCGCGAGACTTAACCTCCGAAGTTGCGAGTGAAATGACACCTGTAGACTTTGCGAATTCCGCTAAAGAATTGGAATCACTTGGCGTTACGGTAACCGTCCTCACACCAAACGAAATGAAGGCATTAGGTATGAACGCTCTAGAAGGCGTTGGGCGCGGAAGTGTTGATGGCTCTCGACTTGTTGTTGCGCATTACAAGGGGTCAGACACACCACCCATCGCGCTAATTGGAAAAGGGATCACCTTTGATTCTGGTGGATACAGCATAAAAACCGGAGCTTCTATAGCCCGTATGAAGTCTGACATGGCGGGTGCTGCAGCAGCATTAGGTACAGTAAAAACAATGGCCTTGAGCAAAGCAAAAGTTAATGTAGTGGCTGTGATGGGTATGGCTGCAAACATGGTATCTCAGTATTCGATTGCACCCGGTGACGTGCTTCGAACCGCACAAGGCATTACAGTCGAAGTTGTTAACACGGATGCAGAAGGCAGACTCGTTCTAAGTGATGCCATGTGGTACGCGAGAACCTATTTTAAACCAGATATCATGATTGATATTGCGACATTAACCGGCTCAAAAGTCAGCGCGCTTGGCGACCGCTATGCTGGTATTTTTTCAGCAGATGATGAACTCGTGACGCAACTAACCGTCGCGGGTAAAACGGTCAATGAGCAAGTATGGCGTTTACCGCTTGGGTATGAAGACCAGCTCAAATCAGATATTGCCGACCTTAAAAATATTGGCAGTGGTGGTCCAGGTGCAACGACTGCAGCAGCATTTTTACAGCATTTTGCTGGAGATACTCGTTGGGTACACTTGGACATCGCAGGCAATGCGCTAGCGTCGAAAAGTCAGGGTGAAGTGCCAGCGGGTGGAACCGGATTTGGAGTTCGATTGCTGAGCGAATGGCTTTTAAGTAACTAG
- the msrA gene encoding peptide-methionine (S)-S-oxide reductase MsrA, whose translation MLGASGHALATTETQASTHLKTIVLGSGCFWGAEKHYESLDGVIDAESGYADGNGFMATYREITKRSRKMDPNNYAEVVKVTYNTQKLATRKLLEAYFESHDPTQLNRQGNDVGTQYRSIILTSDDEQLQEAKQVMQEYQRLLTRAGYGDITTIVKPLNSFFPAEEYHQNYLAKNPNGYCPDHSTGVVFKPKKEMAVDNSLLKKGKHIVVIESRSYCPYCEKFKSKVVNDYQGDIRITYRFADQLDGLIVKTATWATPTILFMDNGMEVYGVQGFMDRDSFYKALGAFKLGDTEAFHVAFSKSTDRPFCKQYELFKYTKEGTFVDKLSGAELFRTSDRFNSGTGWLSFTKPVEGSVTFHQDLSHGMVRTELRSKSSGIHLGHVFKGEGPNGEDRYCINATVLDFIERK comes from the coding sequence ATGTTAGGTGCTTCGGGTCACGCTTTGGCTACGACTGAAACTCAAGCATCCACTCATTTAAAGACTATCGTGTTAGGTTCTGGTTGTTTTTGGGGTGCTGAAAAACATTATGAGTCACTGGATGGAGTGATTGACGCGGAATCGGGTTACGCGGATGGAAATGGCTTCATGGCGACATACCGTGAGATAACGAAACGATCACGTAAAATGGATCCTAATAATTATGCTGAGGTGGTGAAAGTAACTTACAACACACAAAAGCTGGCTACTCGAAAATTACTTGAGGCCTATTTTGAAAGCCATGATCCGACTCAATTGAATCGGCAAGGTAACGATGTAGGGACGCAATATCGCTCGATTATTTTGACATCGGATGATGAACAACTTCAAGAAGCAAAACAGGTCATGCAGGAGTATCAACGCTTATTGACAAGAGCAGGGTATGGCGACATAACGACAATCGTCAAACCTTTGAACAGTTTCTTTCCTGCTGAAGAATATCACCAGAACTATCTTGCGAAAAACCCAAACGGCTATTGCCCAGATCACAGTACAGGGGTTGTTTTTAAGCCAAAAAAAGAAATGGCAGTTGACAATAGCTTACTTAAAAAGGGCAAACACATTGTTGTGATAGAGTCTCGAAGCTATTGTCCGTACTGCGAAAAGTTCAAAAGTAAAGTAGTCAATGACTATCAAGGTGATATTCGGATTACCTATCGTTTTGCAGACCAGCTAGATGGCCTCATCGTGAAAACGGCGACTTGGGCAACCCCCACTATTTTATTTATGGACAATGGTATGGAAGTGTATGGAGTGCAAGGATTTATGGACCGAGATTCATTTTATAAAGCGCTTGGCGCGTTCAAATTAGGTGATACGGAAGCGTTCCACGTGGCCTTTTCAAAAAGTACCGATAGACCGTTCTGTAAACAATACGAATTGTTTAAATATACCAAAGAAGGCACATTCGTTGATAAGTTGAGTGGAGCGGAACTCTTTAGAACCTCGGATAGATTTAATTCAGGAACAGGATGGTTATCGTTCACAAAGCCGGTTGAGGGAAGCGTAACATTTCATCAAGACTTGAGTCATGGCATGGTGCGAACGGAACTGCGTTCCAAATCGAGCGGTATCCATTTGGGCCATGTTTTTAAAGGTGAGGGACCAAACGGTGAAGATAGATACTGTATTAACGCCACAGTTTTAGATTTTATCGAGAGAAAATAG
- a CDS encoding substrate-binding periplasmic protein, translated as MYRLLLIFSLFLPFTSFADRPFNVTYEYESELHVVTGKAYKNGILFNNDRENVVRLVTLNWPPYIDDSLCNKGWVYQLTVALFHQAGYGVYIEFLPWARAVREAELGKADVLFPEYFIEANAPSDVVTGMHRTDLLRLSAPIPGGEINFLKLKDTELEFNGNLLSIINKMIGVVRGYQNTPEFDALMDAGKLSIVEAVDDLQLSRLLMNKRVEIIIGDPQVIQSSILMSEETSTQKRQWLSELDIVEPSLAYNPLYFAISKRVKNSYTILENINDAINRFKQTGTLNRIIETAKSQCHQY; from the coding sequence GTGTACCGATTGTTGTTGATATTCAGTTTGTTTCTTCCTTTTACTAGTTTTGCTGACAGACCGTTCAATGTGACTTATGAATATGAGTCTGAGCTTCATGTTGTAACTGGAAAAGCCTATAAAAATGGCATTTTATTTAATAATGACCGAGAAAACGTTGTTCGATTAGTCACATTAAACTGGCCTCCTTATATTGATGATTCACTTTGTAACAAAGGGTGGGTCTACCAGCTCACCGTTGCCCTCTTCCACCAAGCAGGTTACGGCGTCTATATTGAATTTTTGCCTTGGGCTCGTGCGGTAAGGGAAGCCGAATTAGGGAAAGCGGATGTACTGTTCCCCGAATACTTTATTGAAGCCAATGCACCTTCTGATGTTGTTACAGGCATGCATCGGACAGATTTACTCAGACTATCCGCACCAATCCCTGGTGGCGAAATCAACTTTTTAAAACTCAAAGATACTGAACTTGAGTTCAATGGTAATCTATTGAGTATTATCAATAAAATGATAGGTGTGGTTCGTGGGTATCAAAATACACCAGAATTTGACGCATTAATGGACGCTGGAAAGCTAAGTATCGTCGAAGCGGTAGATGACCTACAATTATCGCGCCTGCTGATGAATAAACGTGTTGAGATTATTATCGGGGATCCTCAGGTCATTCAGAGCAGTATTTTGATGTCTGAGGAAACGTCAACACAAAAAAGACAGTGGCTCTCCGAATTAGACATCGTCGAGCCAAGTTTAGCCTATAACCCTCTCTATTTTGCCATTAGCAAAAGGGTAAAAAACAGTTACACCATTCTAGAAAACATCAATGATGCCATTAATCGATTCAAGCAAACTGGCACACTTAATCGCATAATTGAAACCGCAAAATCACAATGCCACCAATACTAA